In Sedimenticola thiotaurini, the following proteins share a genomic window:
- a CDS encoding DMT family transporter: MTRQARAYLFGISAVLLWSTVASAFKLSLRYLEPIQLLFYASVASLLVMFALVIRQGHLPQLLNTSRRDMLLCAVLGLLNPCLYYWVLFKAYDLLPAQEAQPLNYTWAITLSILAVPLLKQQLRRLDLLAIGISYLGILVIATHGAPLELHFSNGYGVLLALGSTLIWSLFWIFNTRSRMEPVVGLFLNFLFAIPIIALITGLTTGFGFDSINGLYGALYVGLFEMGITFVLWLNALRLTTSTAKVANLIFLSPILSLFLIHFIVGEDIHWSSGAGLLLIIAGNGLQQLGKPVLPPVKRE; encoded by the coding sequence GTGACCAGGCAGGCCAGGGCGTACCTCTTCGGCATCAGTGCCGTGCTGCTCTGGTCCACCGTCGCCAGCGCCTTCAAGCTGTCGCTACGCTACCTGGAACCGATACAGCTGCTGTTTTATGCCAGTGTCGCCTCGTTGCTGGTGATGTTTGCACTGGTGATCCGGCAGGGACATCTGCCACAGCTGTTAAACACATCCCGGCGGGACATGCTCCTGTGCGCCGTACTGGGTCTGCTCAATCCCTGCCTATACTACTGGGTGCTGTTCAAGGCCTACGACCTGCTCCCGGCCCAGGAGGCCCAGCCACTCAACTACACCTGGGCCATCACCCTCTCCATCCTGGCGGTGCCCCTGCTCAAGCAACAGCTGCGACGGCTCGACCTGCTGGCGATCGGTATCAGTTATCTGGGTATCCTGGTCATCGCCACCCATGGCGCGCCTCTGGAGCTTCACTTCAGCAATGGCTATGGCGTCCTGCTGGCCCTGGGCAGCACCCTGATCTGGTCACTGTTCTGGATATTCAACACCCGCAGTCGCATGGAACCGGTGGTTGGGCTGTTTCTCAATTTCCTGTTTGCCATCCCGATCATTGCCCTGATCACCGGACTGACCACCGGCTTCGGCTTTGATTCGATCAACGGCCTCTACGGTGCGCTCTATGTGGGCCTGTTCGAGATGGGCATCACGTTTGTACTCTGGCTGAATGCGTTGCGCCTGACCACCAGTACCGCCAAAGTCGCCAATCTGATCTTTCTCTCCCCCATACTCTCTCTGTTTCTGATCCACTTTATCGTGGGCGAGGATATACACTGGTCCAGCGGCGCCGGGCTCCTGCTGATTATTGCCGGCAATGGGCTACAACAGCTGGGCAAACCGGTCCTGCCACCGGTGAAGCGGGAATAA
- the glpK gene encoding glycerol kinase GlpK, translating to MATNPFILSIDQGTTSTRAMLFEKESRCAFVARREFPQLYPEPGWVEHDPEAIWTTTLAVLRDALAAARERQRPIAGIGITNQRETTVVWDRHSGKPIYNAIVWQDRRTARHCETLKQAGHEPGVMEKTGLLLDPYFSATKIAWILDHVPDARRRAEAGDLAFGTVDSFLLWRLTDGKVHATDATNAARTLLYNIHQSAWDRDLLALFDLPAALLPEVKDCAADFGRTSRELLGRSLNIGGMAGDQQAAAFGQTCFQPGMTKATYGTGCFVLTNTGSEVVASRSRLLTTIGYRLDGQNSYALEGSIFIAGAAVQWLRDELGLISTAAETEDLANSLDHNQGVYLVPAFTGLGAPHWDADARGALLGLTRGTGIREIVRATLESVCYQTHDLFRAMADDGVTATRLRVDGGMVSNGWLCQFLADILDLPVQRPVQTETTALGAAYLAGLQCGLYHSFQDLEQNWQLESEFSSTLAGDARTTLLAGWHEAIQRVRSAP from the coding sequence ATGGCAACCAATCCATTCATCCTCAGTATCGACCAGGGCACCACCAGCACCCGGGCGATGCTGTTCGAGAAGGAGAGTCGTTGTGCATTTGTTGCCCGCCGGGAGTTCCCGCAGTTATATCCGGAACCCGGCTGGGTGGAGCACGACCCGGAAGCGATCTGGACGACCACGTTGGCGGTGCTCCGGGACGCCCTGGCCGCCGCCCGGGAGAGACAGCGACCGATTGCCGGCATCGGCATTACCAATCAGCGCGAAACCACGGTTGTCTGGGATCGCCACAGTGGTAAACCGATATACAACGCCATTGTCTGGCAGGATCGCCGCACTGCCCGCCACTGCGAAACTCTCAAGCAGGCGGGGCACGAACCCGGGGTAATGGAAAAAACCGGCCTGCTGCTCGATCCCTACTTTTCCGCCACCAAGATCGCCTGGATTCTGGACCATGTTCCCGATGCCCGCCGCCGGGCCGAAGCGGGTGATCTGGCCTTCGGCACCGTGGACAGTTTTCTGTTGTGGCGCCTGACCGACGGAAAGGTCCATGCCACCGACGCCACCAACGCCGCACGTACCCTGCTGTATAACATCCACCAGAGTGCGTGGGATCGGGATCTGCTGGCGCTGTTTGATCTGCCCGCTGCACTGCTCCCCGAGGTGAAGGATTGTGCTGCCGATTTCGGCCGGACCAGCCGCGAACTGCTGGGCAGGTCGCTGAATATCGGTGGCATGGCGGGTGATCAGCAGGCGGCCGCCTTTGGCCAGACCTGTTTTCAACCCGGCATGACCAAAGCCACCTACGGTACCGGCTGTTTTGTATTGACCAATACCGGCAGTGAAGTGGTCGCCTCCCGGAGCAGACTGCTGACTACAATCGGTTACCGGCTCGATGGTCAAAATAGTTACGCCCTGGAAGGATCCATCTTTATCGCGGGTGCGGCCGTCCAGTGGTTGCGGGATGAGCTCGGGCTGATCAGCACAGCGGCCGAAACTGAAGACCTTGCCAACAGCCTGGATCATAACCAGGGCGTCTACCTGGTGCCCGCCTTTACCGGACTGGGCGCACCCCATTGGGATGCCGATGCCCGGGGTGCCCTGCTGGGACTGACCCGGGGCACCGGGATCAGGGAGATCGTCCGGGCCACCCTGGAATCGGTCTGCTATCAGACCCACGACCTGTTCCGGGCCATGGCAGATGACGGTGTAACAGCAACCCGACTGCGGGTGGATGGCGGTATGGTGAGCAATGGCTGGCTCTGCCAGTTTCTAGCCGACATTCTGGACCTGCCGGTACAGCGCCCGGTGCAGACCGAAACCACCGCGCTCGGCGCGGCCTATCTGGCCGGATTGCAGTGCGGCCTGTACCACTCCTTCCAGGATCTGGAGCAGAACTGGCAACTGGAGAGTGAATTTTCCTCCACGTTGGCGGGGGATGCCCGAACCACCCTGCTGGCCGGTTGGCATGAGGCGATTCAACGGGTGCGCAGTGCGCCCTGA
- the glpD gene encoding glycerol-3-phosphate dehydrogenase, which translates to MPEPQSVTPPFDLLVIGGGINGVGVARDAAGRGLSVCLCEMDDLAGHTSSASTKLIHGGLRYLEQYDFKLVHHALREREVLLASAPHIIHPIRFVLPHNDSLRPEWMIRLGLFLYDHLGGRKRLAGSKHIRFNTHQAGRALKPLFRSGFEYADCRVADARLVVLNALDAAARGAVIKTHTRAEVLVRGTTHWRVTVRNQRDGSASTILARAVVNAAGPWVERVWKGDSVGRHARGIRFVKGSHIVVPRLFEHNDAYIFQHPDGRVLFAIPFESDFTLLGTTEIELSTLPEENRISPEEVAYICQAVSDYFIRPVEPADVVWSFSGVRPLYDDAAGNASRVTRDYNLHLDRDQAPILSVYGGKITTYRRLAEEVLGLLSDCLEIPGPAWTGTSHLPGGDLPDADFDHFLAECATDYSWLPATQLRSYAECYGTRIKLLLADCDSQDRLGIDFGGGLFEREVRYLLEHEFAETAEDIVWRRTKRGLRMSATQIGRLERWLLDRSA; encoded by the coding sequence ATGCCAGAGCCGCAATCCGTCACGCCACCATTCGATCTTCTGGTCATCGGCGGCGGTATCAACGGAGTGGGTGTGGCCCGGGATGCAGCGGGCAGGGGGCTGAGTGTCTGTCTTTGTGAAATGGATGACCTGGCTGGTCATACCTCATCCGCCAGTACCAAGCTGATCCACGGTGGTCTGCGTTACCTGGAGCAGTACGATTTCAAGCTGGTGCATCACGCCCTGCGGGAGCGGGAGGTGCTGCTGGCCAGCGCACCCCACATTATCCATCCGATCCGGTTTGTCCTGCCGCACAACGATTCGCTGCGTCCCGAGTGGATGATCCGGCTGGGTCTGTTTCTCTATGATCACCTGGGTGGCCGTAAACGGCTGGCGGGATCAAAGCATATCCGTTTCAACACACATCAGGCCGGCCGGGCGTTAAAACCGCTCTTCCGCAGCGGCTTCGAGTACGCCGACTGCCGGGTAGCCGATGCCCGACTGGTGGTGTTGAATGCACTGGATGCGGCGGCCCGGGGAGCAGTGATTAAGACCCATACCCGGGCCGAGGTCCTGGTCCGCGGTACCACCCACTGGCGTGTAACAGTACGCAATCAACGGGATGGCTCGGCCAGCACTATCCTGGCACGGGCGGTGGTCAATGCGGCCGGCCCCTGGGTGGAACGGGTCTGGAAAGGGGATAGCGTGGGGCGGCACGCCAGAGGGATCCGTTTTGTAAAGGGCAGCCATATCGTGGTGCCGCGGCTGTTTGAGCACAATGATGCCTATATCTTCCAGCATCCGGATGGCCGGGTGCTGTTTGCTATTCCGTTCGAATCCGATTTCACCTTGCTGGGTACAACCGAAATTGAACTCTCCACACTGCCGGAGGAGAACCGGATCAGTCCGGAGGAGGTGGCCTATATCTGCCAGGCGGTGAGTGACTATTTTATCCGGCCGGTAGAGCCTGCGGATGTGGTGTGGAGCTTCAGCGGTGTGCGTCCCCTGTACGATGACGCCGCCGGTAACGCCTCCCGGGTGACCCGGGACTATAATCTGCATCTTGATCGTGACCAGGCGCCGATCCTGTCGGTCTACGGCGGCAAAATAACTACCTATCGACGATTGGCGGAAGAGGTGCTGGGCCTCCTGTCCGATTGTCTGGAGATACCGGGGCCGGCCTGGACCGGGACCAGTCATCTGCCCGGCGGTGATCTGCCCGATGCGGACTTCGACCATTTTCTGGCGGAGTGTGCCACCGACTACTCCTGGCTGCCGGCCACACAGTTGCGCAGTTATGCGGAGTGCTACGGTACCCGCATCAAACTGTTATTGGCCGATTGTGACTCACAGGATAGATTGGGAATCGATTTTGGTGGTGGGCTGTTTGAACGGGAAGTGCGTTACCTGCTGGAACATGAATTTGCGGAGACTGCCGAAGACATTGTCTGGCGTCGCACCAAGCGGGGTCTGCGCATGTCAGCAACGCAGATTGGCCGGCTGGAGCGGTGGTTGCTTGATCGGAGCGCGTAG
- a CDS encoding phosphoribosyltransferase — MSDKYYITAQQLLTDSFRLGVEILQSGFRPDFIVGVWRGGTPVGIAVQEILDYFDVQSDHIAIRTSSYTGIGQRNREVQVHGLGYLIRHMNWDSSLLIVDDVFDTGLSLQAILDTLKAKTRRNMPEQIRIATPWYKPANNQTALKPDYYIHETDQWLVFPHELKGLQQQEILANKPEMEALFRDRGLIK; from the coding sequence ATGAGTGACAAATACTATATTACCGCCCAGCAACTGCTGACAGATTCCTTTCGCCTGGGAGTGGAGATTCTGCAGAGCGGCTTCAGACCCGATTTCATTGTCGGCGTGTGGCGCGGCGGCACGCCGGTCGGTATCGCGGTGCAGGAGATCCTGGACTATTTCGATGTGCAGTCGGACCACATTGCCATACGTACCTCCTCCTACACCGGCATCGGACAGCGCAACAGGGAGGTGCAGGTGCACGGTCTGGGCTATCTGATACGCCATATGAACTGGGACAGTTCACTACTTATCGTGGACGACGTGTTTGACACCGGATTGAGCCTGCAAGCTATTCTCGATACGCTGAAGGCCAAGACCCGGCGCAACATGCCGGAACAGATCCGTATCGCCACCCCCTGGTATAAACCGGCTAACAACCAGACCGCCCTGAAGCCGGATTACTACATCCATGAAACCGACCAGTGGCTGGTGTTCCCACATGAGCTGAAAGGGCTGCAACAGCAGGAGATTCTGGCCAACAAGCCGGAGATGGAAGCGCTGTTCCGGGACCGGGGACTGATAAAATAG
- a CDS encoding alpha/beta fold hydrolase — MTTDAPRFLNLPDNKRIAYHKSEGAGPGILFFGGFHSDMTGTKAVALEQWCQAHQRAFIRFDYSGHGQSSGLFESGTIGEWLDDALAVLDQLTEGPQIIVGSSMGGWLSLLASVARPERLHALVTLACATDFTRRLLRPLFNDTQKQQLAREGRVLLPCDYDDQQPYPITRQLLEEGDRHCLLDRPIPIHCPVRMFHGLQDRDVPWDFSRRTCEQLESRDVTLTLIKQGDHRLSEPADLQLIMHCLEQL; from the coding sequence GTGACAACTGACGCACCCCGATTTCTCAACCTGCCGGATAACAAGCGGATCGCCTACCACAAGAGCGAAGGAGCCGGGCCCGGCATCCTGTTCTTTGGCGGTTTCCATTCCGACATGACCGGCACCAAGGCCGTCGCGCTGGAGCAGTGGTGTCAAGCCCATCAGCGCGCCTTTATCCGTTTTGACTATTCGGGGCATGGCCAGTCCAGTGGCCTGTTTGAAAGCGGCACCATCGGCGAGTGGCTGGATGATGCCCTGGCGGTCCTGGATCAATTGACCGAAGGTCCGCAGATTATCGTCGGTTCCAGCATGGGTGGCTGGCTGTCACTGCTGGCCTCCGTGGCCCGGCCTGAGCGTCTGCACGCCCTGGTCACCCTGGCCTGCGCCACCGATTTCACCCGACGGCTGTTGCGGCCTCTGTTTAACGATACGCAGAAACAGCAGTTGGCCAGGGAGGGCCGCGTACTGCTCCCCTGCGACTACGATGACCAGCAACCCTACCCGATCACCCGGCAGTTGCTTGAAGAGGGTGATCGGCATTGCCTGCTGGATCGCCCGATCCCGATTCACTGTCCGGTAAGAATGTTCCACGGCCTGCAGGACCGGGATGTGCCCTGGGACTTCAGTCGCCGGACCTGTGAACAGCTGGAGAGTCGGGACGTTACCCTGACCCTGATCAAGCAGGGTGACCACCGGCTGTCGGAACCGGCCGATCTGCAGCTGATCATGCACTGCCTGGAGCAGTTGTGA
- the galE gene encoding UDP-glucose 4-epimerase GalE has translation MKILVTGGAGYIGSHTCVELLEAGHEVVVIDNLCNSSRVSLDRVATLTGRTVSFVEGDIRDPAALLPILERGDVDAVIHFAGLKAVGESVEIPLSYYQNNITGTLALLEGMVETGVKRLVFSSSATVYGDPDSLPITEDFPLSASNPYGRSKLVIEEMLRDIQAADEAWNISILRYFNPVGAHESGLIGEDPRGIPNNLMPYIAQVAAGRLEQLSVFGGDYPTPDGTGVRDYIHVVDLARGHLAALERLQGNPGLMVHNLGTGKGYSVLEMIRAFESASNRPVAYRVVDRRPGDIAACYADPGLAFRELGWRAERGLEQMCQDTWRWQSSNPQGYGD, from the coding sequence ATGAAAATATTGGTTACCGGTGGTGCGGGCTATATCGGGTCCCACACCTGTGTAGAGTTGCTGGAAGCGGGGCATGAGGTGGTGGTGATCGATAACCTCTGTAACAGCAGCCGCGTCTCACTGGATCGGGTTGCGACCCTGACTGGCCGGACTGTCTCCTTTGTTGAAGGAGATATCCGGGACCCGGCGGCGCTATTGCCGATCCTGGAGCGGGGTGATGTCGATGCGGTGATCCATTTTGCCGGATTGAAGGCGGTGGGTGAATCGGTTGAGATTCCCCTGAGCTATTACCAGAACAATATCACCGGTACCCTGGCACTGCTGGAAGGGATGGTGGAGACGGGCGTGAAGCGTCTGGTGTTCAGCTCATCTGCAACCGTCTATGGTGACCCCGACTCCCTGCCGATCACGGAAGATTTCCCCCTCTCGGCGTCCAATCCCTACGGCCGGTCAAAACTGGTTATTGAAGAGATGCTGCGGGATATACAGGCTGCTGACGAGGCCTGGAACATCTCCATCCTGCGCTATTTCAACCCGGTGGGTGCCCATGAAAGCGGTCTGATCGGGGAGGATCCCCGGGGCATTCCGAATAATCTGATGCCCTATATTGCACAGGTCGCAGCGGGGCGGCTGGAGCAGTTGTCAGTATTTGGTGGCGACTATCCCACCCCGGATGGCACCGGTGTCAGGGACTATATCCATGTGGTGGATCTGGCCCGGGGGCACCTGGCTGCGTTGGAGCGGCTGCAGGGCAATCCGGGACTGATGGTCCACAACCTGGGAACCGGCAAGGGTTACTCCGTACTGGAGATGATACGGGCATTTGAATCCGCCAGTAACAGACCGGTTGCCTACCGGGTGGTGGATCGTCGGCCGGGGGATATTGCCGCCTGCTATGCCGATCCCGGTCTGGCATTCCGGGAACTGGGCTGGCGCGCCGAGCGGGGGCTGGAGCAGATGTGCCAGGATACCTGGCGATGGCAGAGCAGTAATCCGCAGGGGTATGGCGATTGA